One genomic window of Paeniglutamicibacter sp. Y32M11 includes the following:
- the rnpA gene encoding ribonuclease P protein component: protein MLPKNQRLRFSQDFTATVRSGARTGRRNVVLYARVRDNEPQGNNRFGFIVSKAVGNAVHRNLAKRRMRALAAQFTADAIGLDVVVRALPGAADVTWDELSQQVESGLATVIRKAGVKREEGL, encoded by the coding sequence GTGTTGCCAAAGAATCAACGGCTGCGCTTTTCTCAGGACTTTACAGCTACTGTACGTTCCGGCGCCCGCACTGGGCGCCGGAACGTAGTGCTATATGCACGGGTTCGTGATAACGAACCCCAAGGCAATAATCGTTTTGGATTTATCGTCTCCAAGGCCGTTGGCAATGCCGTGCACCGCAACCTCGCTAAGCGAAGGATGCGTGCATTGGCCGCGCAGTTTACTGCGGATGCCATCGGTCTTGACGTCGTGGTCCGGGCATTGCCTGGAGCCGCCGATGTCACGTGGGACGAACTAAGCCAACAAGTTGAATCAGGACTTGCAACGGTTATT
- the rpmH gene encoding 50S ribosomal protein L34: MSKRTFQPNNRRRAKKHGFRLRMRTRAGRAILAARRGKGRTELSA; encoded by the coding sequence GTGAGCAAGCGGACTTTTCAGCCGAATAACCGTCGCCGTGCAAAAAAGCATGGTTTCCGTCTTCGTATGCGTACCCGTGCAGGCCGTGCCATCTTGGCAGCCCGCCGTGGCAAGGGCCGCACCGAACTTTCTGCATAA